From a region of the Octopus sinensis linkage group LG18, ASM634580v1, whole genome shotgun sequence genome:
- the LOC115221420 gene encoding zinc finger protein 271-like yields MSSDNDDDEKTLTVVLSDDNTLEKSPERKEEASANDEDVTDSNPPASPPPPALRPRAAKKSAKMLNKLLSSSQEPRRRPVRSTRPKRKLLTEFRPYKCEYCGKYFPKAKQLSIHVRTHTGEKPYKCEQCDRAFTQSHHLVTHLRTHTKDRPYPCVCCPRAFTTSSSLTRHVRTAHLHERPFKCTFCDRAFAFQDRLDSHIRTHTGVRPFQCPLCPRAFAVSYRLTAHIFIHRHGKPHKCSYCPKAFAVASHLTKHIRVHTGERPFKCVHCEKSFTQPYHLTIHLRNHSGERPYKCTYCTEAFKRSGDLRAHIRIHTGERPFQCKVCGKQFTQSSNLSKHQKIHTNDRPFRCSHCDRGFIRASSVIAHERTHTGEKPYNCGLCPKAFMSMGSLTKHVKLNHGEEDGVDSNEAFAKSYKCEFCPEAFRRRWELKDHFQETHSKDRPYKCDQCDKAFTQSTHLTSHKRTHVSESTVTTKTTVDSTNEAEKKIGSDENENADNQKGGSQDGTGSETKSSTADVKPEKPFKCEYCTYTCRRRHDLTKHTRKHTGVSPHQCEFCAKTFTQRGNLLSHRRIHTGEKPYKCDYCESRFRSSSHYSTHLKLHTGDMHKCQHCGKQFTKLDHYQKHLRIHTGEKPFRCEYCGKGFSASEYLTVHLRIHTGVKPYNCSHCGEAFRRVGDLRVHEMIHTGYRPYKCQFCDKGFRKSYGLTAHLRSHTGERNHKCELCDKSYGTASHLKKHQLIHNTDRPYKCKYCNKTFAESRNLAIHTRSHSGDRPFGCSFCDKSFTRLDKLTIHQRTHTGDRPYMCRYCDKSFTAAYGLNKHMKTHSHEKKYACPWCGDDYLQFPALNAHMATHTGLDKNKCNLCGMQFSDTDQLNKHLWACFLTLGSPSQPPPENTQAASSSEEANLSEPCNDLTSPPQPLPPPPPPPPLQPSNNTKNEVAPRWPHPSTNYSMNRIISKTVPPVSPPGANSRNADSQCTYEYAGNMFLL; encoded by the coding sequence ATGTCaagtgataacgatgatgatgagaaaaccCTTACCGTCGTACTGTCGGATGATAATACTTTGGAGAAAAGtccagagagaaaagaagaggccTCTGCAAATGATGAGGATGTCACTGATAGCAATCCACCAGCGTCACCTCCGCCCCCAGCCCTCAGGCCAAGGGCCGCTAAGAAATCTGCTAAAATGTTGAACAAATTGTTGAGTTCCAGTCAGGAACCAAGGAGGCGACCTGTCCGAAGCACAAGGCCCAAACGCAAGCTGCTAACTGAGTTCCGACCCTATAAATGTGAATACTGTGGGAAATACTTCCCCAAGGCCAAGCAATTGTCCATACATGTTCGCACTCACACGGGCGAGAAACCCTACAAATGCGAGCAGTGTGATCGTGCGTTCACCCAGTCGCATCACCTTGTCACCCATCTACGAACCCATACCAAAGACCGCCCTTACCCCTGCGTCTGCTGTCCTCGGGCATTCACCACATCCAGTAGCCTCACTCGTCACGTACGCACTGCTCATTTACACGAACGTCCCTTCAAATGTACATTCTGTGACAGGGCCTTCGCATTCCAGGATCGCTTGGACTCCCACATTCGTACCCATACCGGTGTAAGGCCCTTTCAGTGCCCCCTATGTCCACGTGCGTTTGCTGTCTCCTATCGACTAACTGCTCACATTTTCATCCACCGTCACGGCAAACCCCACAAATGCTCATACTGTCCGAAAGCGTTTGCCGTTGCTTCTCATCTGACAAAACACATTCGTGTGCACACTGGGGAACGGCCCTTCAAATGTGTGCACTGCGAGAAGTCGTTTACCCAGCCGTATCACCTGACCATACACCTGAGGAACCATTCCGGGGAAAGACCTTATAAATGCACTTACTGCACGGAAGCGTTTAAACGATCTGGTGACCTGCGTGCCCATATCCGAATCCACACGGGTGAGAGGCCCTTCCAGTGCAAAGTTTGTGGGAAACAGTTCACACAGTCGAGTAACTTGTCGAAGCACCAGAAAATACACACCAATGACCGTCCTTTCCGGTGCTCTCACTGTGATCGTGGTTTCATCCGAGCCAGTAGTGTCATTGCCCACGAACGGACACACACTGGCGAAAAGCCATACAACTGTGGCCTGTGTCCCAAAGCTTTCATGTCGATGGGGAGCCTGACAAAACACGTCAAACTGAATCATGGCGAAGAAGACGGAGTCGATTCCAACGAGGCTTTTGCTAAATCTTACAAGTGCGAGTTCTGTCCTGAAGCATTCCGAAGGCGCTGGGAATTGAAGGACCACTTTCAAGAGACCCACTCAAAAGACAGACCCTATAAATGTGACCAGTGTGACAAAGCTTTCACTCAAAGTACCCACTTAACCTCCCACAAACGCACGCATGTATCAGAGTCCACTGTTACCACCAAAACAACTGTGGACTCTACAAATGAGGCTGAAAAGAAAATTGGTTCCGACGAAAACGAAAATGCTGACAATCAGAAGGGTGGCAGCCAAGATGGTACTGGATCTGAGACAAAATCTTCAACTGCTGATGTAAAACCTGAGAAACCTTTCAAATGTGAATACTGCACCTACACATGTCGACGACGGCACGACTTGACCAAACACACCCGTAAACATACAGGGGTTTCGCCCCATCAGTGTGAGTTCTGTGCCAAGACCTTTACTCAGCGAGGAAACTTACTGTcgcacagacgcatacatacggGCGAGAAGCCATACAAGTGCGACTACTGCGAAAGTCGGTTCCGCTCCAGCAGCCATTATAGTACACATCTGAAACTACACACGGGGGACATGCACAAATGCCAACACTGTGGTAAGCAGTTCACAAAACTCGATCATTATCAGAAGCATCTGCGAATTCACACGGGCGAGAAGCCCTTTCGCTGCGAATACTGCGGGAAAGGGTTTTCTGCTTCCGAATACTTGACTGTGCATCTGCGCATTCATACAGGGGTTAAACCCTACAACTGCAGCCACTGCGGGGAAGCGTTCAGGCGTGTCGGTGACCTACGTGTCCACGAAATGATTCATACTGGTTACAGGCCGTATAAATGTCAGTTTTGTGATAAAGGGTTCCGGAAGTCTTACGGGTTGACTGCCCACCTGCGCAGTCATACTGGCGAGCGCAACCACAAGTGCGAGCTCTGCGACAAGTCGTACGGGACGGCATCGCATCTCAAGAAGCATCAGCTTATTCACAACACCGATCGTCCGTACAAGTGCAAGTACTGCAACAAGACTTTTGCCGAGTCCAGGAACCTTGCCATCCACACTCGGAGTCACTCGGGGGACCGTCCGTTTGGCTGTTCATTTTGCGACAAGTCGTTTACGCGGCTCGACAAGTTGACCATTCACCAACGCACCCACACTGGCGACCGTCCTTACATGTGCCGCTACTGTGACAAATCTTTCACCGCGGCCTACGGCCTCAACAAACACATGAAGACCCACTCGCACGAGAAGAAATACGCCTGTCCATGGTGCGGAGACGACTACCTGCAGTTTCCTGCCCTCAATGCCCACATGGCCACTCACACTGGCCTCGACAAGAACAAATGCAATCTGTGTGGCATGCAATTCTCCGACACCGACCAGCTAAACAAGCACCTGTGGGCCTGTTTCTTAACGCTAGGAAGTCCCAGTCAGCCTCCTCCAGAGAACACGCAAGCAGCTAGTTCCTCGGAAGAGGCGAACCTGTCCGAACCGTGCAACGATCTAACGTCGCCACCAcagccactgccgccaccaccaccaccaccacctttacaaCCCAGTAACAACACGAAAAACGAAGTGGCCCCCAGATGGCCGCACCCGAGCACAAACTACTCTATGAACCGTATCATTTCCAAGACTGTTCCCCCTGTGTCCCCTCCTGGGGCAAATTCACGAAATGCTGATTCTCAATGCACTTACGAATATGCTGGCAACATGTTTTTGTTATGA